The genomic DNA CTTCATCTACTTGTGGTCCTTGCGCTTCCTTAAACAGCACTTTCGATCCATTATTAGCTTCAAACGGTGTGAATACTGGAACTAATAATTTAAATGCTGTAAAATATCAAGTTAACTGGCCTTCTCCAGGGAATGATCCAAGTTATAACCCGGATGTATTAACCAGAAGAAATTATTATGGCGTTAATGCAGCTCCTACCGTTTTATTTAATGGTTCACCGGGATCCGGAAATCAAACTAATATTAACATAGCCAAAGCAATGCCTGGATTTGCAACAATTACTCCAACAATTACTATTACGGGTAATGCAATTACAGCAAACGCAACGATTACTCCATTTGTAAATATTCCATCTGCTACTCCAATTAAAGTATATCACGCAATTGTGCAGGAGAAATATAATTATCCAGGTGCGTCAACTTCGCAAAAGAACTATAGCCACGCCATGAGAGCTATGTACCCGGCTGCAGGAACAAACTTCACTCCTGCCGATGGTGTTGCTCAAACATTTACAACTAATCATACCGTAGCTTATGCTAACATTGGTGGAGCAACTCCTGCGCAAGGTTCTTCAAACTTCTGGTATAACACCGGAACATTTGCTTACGAGTATGTTGTTTGGATTCAAGACGTGGTAAATGATCAGGTATTGCAATCAGGTTCAGCTTTCACAAACACCATGAGTGTTGGTGTAGTTGAATTTAAAGACAATAACTCTATTGGCATCTACCCTAACCCTGCTAAAGATTATGCAGTTGTAGGTATTAAGTTAAACAACGCTTCTGCTGTTGACATTAACATTACTGATATCACCGGTAAATTAGTTTATTCTAATTTAGGTGCTCAGGTAGAAGAAGGTTCAAATGAAATCATGATTAATACATCTGAATTTGCAACCGGAACTTACCAGGTAACTGTTAAAACCAAAGAAGGTATTTTAACTGAAAAACTTGTGGTTGTTAAATAATACAATCTAAATTATCTAAAAAAAGCTGTTCCATGTGGGACAGCTTTTTTTATTGAGATTACCATTAAATCGGTATTACCACCATTCAAATAATTTCCTGATTCATTGAGGAAAATCAATTCAGTTTAACAATTATCCAAATAATATTATTCTTAAATTCAATATATTTGATAATCTAAATCCATTTTATGAAACATTTCTATTCATTAATTTTTTTAACTGTGTCTTGTCGCTTATTTGCTCAAATTCCTATTGAAGTTCGCGATATTGATAATGCTAACGCGCTGGTTTCAAATAATCAGATTTTTCAAAAAACAACCACTGCCGGTGGTACAGATTTTTCTTTTCACTTTGAAATAAAAAACACAAGCGCAAATACAATCACGGTTAGTGTTCGTAAATATGAGGATTTAATGAATACTGTTACTGTAAATGATAAAGCAGAGGCCTATTTCTGTTTCAACACGTATTGTTACATTCCTAGTATAATTACTGCAACTACTCAAATGACCAGTGGTAGTACATTTACTTTTCTTCCGAAATTAGACGAAGCTTCTGTTGTTGGAGAGTCTAAAGTAAGATACCGCATTTCTGCAGAAGGAAATGATTTTTATGTTGATTTAAGATACAATGCCCCGGTTGGCATTAATGAAGTAAATAAAAATATAAATTCTTTGCTTGTTTACCCTAGTCCGGCTTCTGAAGTGTTGTCAATAAATTTGCAAAACAAGGAAATTAAAAAAACCACACTCTCTCTTTACAATTCTTTAGGGGCATTGATAATCTCTGAAATCAGAACAACTACGTCAGGAAATAATTCATTCGATTTTAATGTATCTGATTTAAATTCGGGTATTTATTTTTTACAAATTAAACAAGGTGAAGAAAAAATGACTAAAAAAATAATAATCTCCAATTAACTTTTAATTAAAAACAATAAAAACATGAAAAAACAATTATTAGCAATCGCATTAATTGGTTCAGGATTGATGAATGCTCAGGTATTCACTCAAAATTTCGAATCGCCAACACCGCCAGCATTGCCTGCCGGATGGATGCAAAACAATGTTGATGGGTTTACTGTGCATTCATCATTAAACGCATTAAATTTTGGTTCTAATGCCTGGGTAACGTATAATCTGCAAGATGGAATCTATAATAAAGTTGGTGTTAGCACTTCCTATTATACTTCACCAAATACTGCCAATGATTGGTTGATAACACCAAATTTTACTGTTCCAACTAACACTTATCTAGAATGGGATGCAGTTGTTGGCAATTCTAGTTTTCCAGACGGATATCAAGTTCTTCTTTCAAATACAGGCACTTTAGTGGCCAATTTCACAAACACACTTTTTACAATTGCTGCTGAAAATTCAAGCTGGACACATAGAGTTGTTGACTTAAGCGCTTTTGCAGGACAGAGTGTACATGTAGCTTATAGAAATAACTCGAATGACATGGTTGTTTTATTTCTTGACAATGTGAAGGTAATTGTTCCACCCAGCTCTGATGGGTCAGTTATTGGAATAAATAATCTTACTCGTTATATGTCAGGCGCTGGTACACAAACTATAAGTGGTACGTTTAAAAATTTGGGCGCAATTACGGCAACAAATGCTGTATTAAATTACAAGGTAAATAATGGAGCAGTTGTTACACAAACGATGACCTTTGCGCCAACTTTGACTTATAATGCAAATAGCGCATACACCTTTAGTACACCTGCCAATATACCTTTGGGAGCAAATAAAGTGAAAGTTTGGGTTACTTCAGTGAATGGTACAGCTGAAACCAATTTGGTTAATGATACAACTTCTGCAACCATTTATGTTGCTTCACAAACAACATTAAGAAATGCATTAATTGAAGAATTTACTTCCT from Sphingobacteriaceae bacterium includes the following:
- a CDS encoding T9SS type A sorting domain-containing protein, producing MKHFYSLIFLTVSCRLFAQIPIEVRDIDNANALVSNNQIFQKTTTAGGTDFSFHFEIKNTSANTITVSVRKYEDLMNTVTVNDKAEAYFCFNTYCYIPSIITATTQMTSGSTFTFLPKLDEASVVGESKVRYRISAEGNDFYVDLRYNAPVGINEVNKNINSLLVYPSPASEVLSINLQNKEIKKTTLSLYNSLGALIISEIRTTTSGNNSFDFNVSDLNSGIYFLQIKQGEEKMTKKIIISN